The Sulfurospirillum halorespirans DSM 13726 genome has a window encoding:
- a CDS encoding helix-turn-helix domain-containing protein — MLEVYSEYHEKKKQQGGRPNRLLPETQLLLMLEYYREYRSLAHMAFDYEISEPTASRIIKEVETVLIHSGKFSLPGKKALHQEGGIELEYIVIDATECPVQRPKKDNGVATVGRKSVILPKDKL, encoded by the coding sequence GTGCTAGAAGTCTATAGTGAGTATCATGAGAAGAAGAAACAACAAGGTGGAAGACCAAATCGTCTTTTGCCAGAAACGCAACTTTTGTTGATGTTGGAATACTATAGAGAATATCGTAGTTTGGCACATATGGCATTTGATTATGAGATTAGTGAACCAACAGCATCAAGGATTATAAAAGAGGTAGAAACGGTACTGATACATTCAGGGAAGTTTTCATTACCTGGTAAAAAAGCATTGCATCAAGAGGGAGGAATTGAACTTGAATATATTGTCATTGATGCGACTGAATGCCCAGTGCAACGCCCAAAAAAAGACAATGGCGTTGCTACAGTGGGAAGAAAAAGCGTCATACTGCCAAAGGACAAATTGTGA
- a CDS encoding transposase family protein, translating to MPSATPKKRQWRCYSGKKKRHTAKGQIVIDVNCRIICTAISTRTMHDFKLFKTSRLPIKKETKVSVDTGYLGITSLHPNTDIPKKKSKLHPLSMEDKIINKAKASLRIVVEHINAKIKTFKMLGEKYRNQQKTIWITL from the coding sequence ATGCCCAGTGCAACGCCCAAAAAAAGACAATGGCGTTGCTACAGTGGGAAGAAAAAGCGTCATACTGCCAAAGGACAAATTGTGATTGATGTGAATTGTCGTATCATTTGTACCGCAATCAGTACACGCACAATGCATGATTTCAAACTCTTTAAAACATCTCGGTTACCTATCAAAAAAGAGACAAAAGTATCTGTAGACACGGGTTATCTTGGTATAACATCTTTGCATCCTAATACGGATATTCCAAAGAAAAAAAGCAAGCTACATCCACTTAGTATGGAGGATAAAATTATCAATAAAGCAAAAGCATCCCTACGCATTGTCGTTGAACATATTAATGCAAAAATAAAGACTTTTAAAATGCTTGGAGAAAAGTATCGTAACCAGCAGAAAACGATTTGGATTACGCTTTAA
- a CDS encoding GGDEF domain-containing protein: MGYERSLMVILAFSIRDLGIKNAEEKAQIIADLVQDGLSAHMLSGTMDQREFFLNKISTAKGVEALWVVRSESVIKQFGKGFNNEVVRDGIDEKTLQTGLVHKQNEESSHSAKLRISTPYIAKENGSPNCMQCHQAKEGEVLGAISIVFNINEVRTNGVITSLGILLLSIFIMLFIFFVINRSMKPLMELFDSITFVMNKAQEGDYSRRVRFSGSDKECHNVMFWINSLLEKLENTLNDIEVTVKKFLALSPNHQPDLLLDAQAIVHELSDIYQFKRTIEFDEDKEQVYRRIGSILQHDLGLEDFVLIESGKDAINPTIVFDASSQKRTIDPTCRALRTKQAVYSDQFRNICESCDSCAHHLCIPYLISSDFELLLSIWTTTPEALAHTKEQLPKIQNYIDAARPELVSKNLTEILKISSTTDALTGLYNRKYLDEYIEKALSQAKRNGIVYGILMIDIDFFKMVNDTYGHDVGDRAIKALSHILKENIREADTAFRFGGEEFLILLYECEETMVENIANKIRMAFEKTPIQSNNGATFNKTLSVGVSIFPKDSDSIWKCIKFADIALYKAKDSGRNCIKRFELNMLDEQELKNAF; encoded by the coding sequence ATGGGTTATGAAAGAAGTCTAATGGTCATTTTAGCGTTTTCCATTCGCGATCTTGGTATCAAAAATGCGGAAGAGAAAGCACAAATCATTGCGGATTTGGTTCAAGATGGACTCTCCGCGCATATGCTCAGTGGCACGATGGATCAAAGAGAGTTTTTTCTCAATAAAATCAGCACTGCCAAAGGAGTCGAAGCACTTTGGGTGGTTCGTAGTGAATCGGTCATCAAACAGTTTGGAAAAGGCTTCAATAACGAAGTGGTTCGCGATGGAATCGATGAAAAAACACTCCAAACAGGACTCGTTCACAAACAAAACGAAGAGAGTTCACACAGTGCAAAACTGCGCATCAGCACCCCTTACATTGCCAAAGAGAATGGCTCACCTAACTGTATGCAGTGCCACCAAGCCAAAGAGGGTGAAGTTTTAGGCGCGATCAGCATTGTGTTTAATATCAATGAAGTGCGCACCAACGGTGTTATCACCTCCTTAGGCATTTTGTTGCTTTCCATTTTCATTATGCTCTTCATTTTTTTCGTCATCAATCGTTCCATGAAGCCACTGATGGAGCTTTTCGATTCGATTACCTTTGTGATGAATAAGGCGCAAGAGGGTGACTACAGCAGACGCGTTCGCTTTAGCGGTAGCGACAAAGAGTGCCACAATGTGATGTTTTGGATCAATTCACTCCTTGAAAAACTTGAAAATACACTCAATGACATTGAAGTCACCGTTAAAAAGTTTTTAGCCCTTTCACCCAACCATCAACCTGACCTTCTTTTGGATGCACAAGCAATTGTGCACGAGCTCTCCGACATTTATCAGTTTAAACGCACCATCGAATTTGATGAAGACAAAGAGCAGGTGTATCGACGTATTGGTTCTATTTTACAGCACGATTTGGGGCTTGAAGATTTTGTCTTAATCGAATCAGGCAAAGATGCGATCAACCCAACCATTGTCTTTGATGCTTCCAGTCAAAAGCGTACCATTGACCCGACGTGTAGGGCACTTCGCACCAAACAAGCCGTTTATTCCGATCAGTTTAGAAATATCTGCGAATCGTGTGACTCCTGTGCGCATCATTTGTGCATTCCGTATCTGATCAGCAGTGATTTTGAACTTTTGCTTAGCATTTGGACCACGACACCTGAAGCGTTAGCGCACACCAAAGAGCAACTGCCTAAAATTCAAAACTACATCGACGCCGCACGCCCAGAGTTGGTGAGTAAAAACCTGACGGAAATTTTAAAAATCTCCTCTACCACTGACGCGTTAACAGGACTTTACAACCGAAAATACCTGGATGAGTACATCGAAAAAGCGCTCTCTCAAGCCAAACGCAATGGCATTGTGTATGGTATTTTGATGATCGACATTGACTTTTTCAAAATGGTCAACGACACCTACGGACACGATGTTGGGGATCGCGCTATCAAGGCTTTATCACACATCCTCAAAGAGAATATCCGAGAAGCCGATACCGCCTTTCGCTTTGGTGGCGAAGAGTTTTTGATCTTGCTGTATGAATGTGAAGAGACCATGGTCGAAAATATCGCCAATAAAATACGCATGGCCTTTGAAAAAACACCGATTCAATCCAATAATGGAGCGACCTTTAACAAAACACTCAGTGTGGGTGTATCGATTTTTCCGAAAGATTCAGACTCTATTTGGAAGTGCATTAAGTTTGCAGATATTGCGCTTTATAAAGCAAAAGACAGTGGTCGTAACTGTATTAAACGTTTTGAACTCAATATGCTTGATGAGCAAGAGCTCAAAAACGCCTTCTAA
- a CDS encoding radical SAM/SPASM domain-containing protein encodes MKFYRVYVELTNICGLKCSFCPPQVIPSQSMSPAFFEHILDELAPYTKEIAYHMGGDPLTLSQLKAYLDLTCKKNFKGVLTTSGYYLGKHDLHTLMHPALKQINISLNSYNKNSMPLSFEAYMEPIIALCRLKREQNPDLFINLRVWNMDASQSEKTFNERLFAYLETAFDIPLHVKRLYEEKPRSIRLESKILLHFDHYFEWPSLDSSHHSEGKCLGLSSHFGILSNGAVVPCCLDKDGVMELGNLHINSLKSILETPRVHAIIDGFKHHKAVEPLCQKCHYKHRFEENE; translated from the coding sequence ATGAAATTTTACCGCGTCTATGTTGAGCTCACCAATATTTGTGGGCTCAAATGCAGCTTTTGCCCGCCTCAAGTCATCCCATCGCAGTCGATGTCGCCTGCTTTTTTTGAGCATATCTTAGACGAACTTGCTCCCTACACGAAGGAGATTGCGTATCACATGGGGGGCGATCCACTTACGCTTTCGCAGTTAAAAGCCTATTTGGATCTTACATGTAAAAAGAATTTTAAAGGCGTGCTCACGACCAGTGGCTACTATTTGGGCAAACATGACCTTCACACGCTGATGCACCCAGCGCTCAAGCAGATCAATATTTCACTCAACAGCTACAATAAAAACAGTATGCCGCTCTCGTTTGAAGCGTACATGGAGCCTATTATTGCATTGTGCAGGCTTAAGAGGGAGCAAAATCCAGACCTGTTTATCAACCTTCGTGTCTGGAATATGGACGCCTCTCAAAGTGAAAAAACCTTCAATGAAAGGCTCTTTGCTTACCTTGAAACCGCCTTTGACATCCCTTTACATGTAAAGCGTCTTTATGAAGAGAAACCTCGCTCCATCAGGCTTGAGAGCAAGATTCTGCTTCATTTTGATCATTACTTTGAATGGCCCTCCTTAGACTCTTCGCATCACTCGGAAGGAAAATGCTTAGGACTGAGCTCACATTTTGGTATACTCTCTAACGGAGCCGTCGTGCCGTGTTGTTTAGACAAAGATGGGGTGATGGAGCTGGGGAATTTACATATAAACTCACTGAAAAGCATTTTAGAAACCCCAAGGGTTCATGCCATCATTGACGGATTTAAACACCACAAAGCTGTGGAGCCTTTATGCCAAAAATGCCACTATAAACACCGATTTGAGGAGAACGAATGA
- a CDS encoding HIT family protein: MSEKLYENSYFYILRENATIPWVKIFTQHPYKELSDCDPETQAALLKAMLVVEETMRFYYNPKKINIAMFGNYVPHLHIHIMARFEEDSHFPESMWGVKQRESTLFLPSFENFVTILHSKLAS; this comes from the coding sequence ATGAGCGAAAAACTTTACGAAAATAGCTATTTTTATATTTTACGTGAAAATGCCACGATTCCGTGGGTGAAAATTTTTACACAACATCCTTACAAAGAGCTCAGCGATTGCGATCCTGAAACCCAAGCAGCCCTGCTAAAAGCGATGCTCGTTGTTGAAGAGACGATGCGTTTTTACTACAATCCTAAAAAAATCAACATTGCGATGTTTGGCAATTATGTCCCACACCTGCACATTCACATCATGGCACGGTTTGAAGAAGATTCACACTTCCCTGAGTCGATGTGGGGCGTTAAGCAGCGTGAATCAACCCTGTTTCTACCGAGTTTTGAGAACTTTGTGACCATTTTACACAGCAAGTTAGCCTCCTAG
- a CDS encoding M99 family carboxypeptidase catalytic domain-containing protein, with protein MKKISLGLCLLLSTYAFSANLHYSLIKKESGKEGSTLLIIGGIHGDEPGGYFAPMLLAKHYKIESGNLWVVPNLNFDSIVKNARGINGDMNRKFAKMEPKDKDFEIVTEIKKLILHPKVDLTLNLHDGQGFYRTRQINKDFNPKAWGQATIIDQQNMPNAKYGNLAEIAKKVNQETNVDLIEDVHEFNVKNTNTKEQDKAMQQSLTYFAITNNKPAFAIETSKNITDLSHKVFYQLKTIEKFMNEMNIKYTRSFELSQETIKKLLSDDGILEIPPTKITLDLATLKPYIKFFPMSKGTLVYNSTNPLVAVLKEKDEYKIMNGNILVSKLKPDFFEFDESLNSVGLIIDGKKISAKIGSLIRAKNSFQVESINGYRVNIIGYSKNGVTNEVGIKVEPKDFIQSYAIDKDETTYMVQFYKDKKFCGMINIKFEDEKKSKK; from the coding sequence ATGAAAAAAATCTCTCTGGGCCTTTGTCTGTTACTTTCAACGTACGCATTTAGCGCAAATTTACACTACTCACTGATCAAAAAAGAGAGTGGCAAAGAGGGCAGCACGCTCCTCATTATTGGAGGTATTCATGGCGATGAACCTGGTGGCTATTTTGCACCTATGCTTCTTGCTAAGCATTATAAAATTGAGAGTGGCAATCTTTGGGTCGTGCCAAACCTCAACTTCGACAGCATCGTCAAAAACGCGCGTGGTATTAACGGCGATATGAACCGTAAATTTGCCAAAATGGAACCCAAAGATAAAGATTTTGAGATCGTGACAGAGATCAAAAAACTGATCCTTCATCCCAAAGTCGACTTAACACTCAACCTCCATGATGGTCAAGGGTTCTACCGTACTCGCCAAATCAACAAAGATTTTAACCCAAAAGCGTGGGGACAAGCAACCATCATCGATCAGCAAAACATGCCCAATGCCAAATACGGAAACCTTGCAGAAATCGCTAAAAAAGTCAATCAAGAGACCAACGTGGATCTCATTGAAGACGTGCATGAATTTAATGTGAAAAACACCAACACCAAAGAGCAAGATAAGGCGATGCAACAAAGCCTAACCTACTTTGCGATTACCAATAACAAACCCGCTTTTGCGATTGAAACCAGTAAAAACATCACCGATCTTTCGCACAAAGTTTTTTACCAACTCAAAACCATCGAAAAATTTATGAACGAAATGAATATCAAATATACACGCTCGTTTGAGTTATCGCAAGAGACCATCAAGAAACTTTTGAGTGATGATGGCATACTGGAGATTCCACCGACCAAAATTACACTTGATCTTGCAACGCTGAAGCCTTATATTAAATTCTTCCCCATGAGTAAAGGCACATTGGTCTATAATAGTACCAATCCTCTTGTTGCTGTGCTTAAAGAGAAAGATGAATACAAAATCATGAATGGCAACATCTTGGTTTCAAAACTCAAGCCTGACTTTTTTGAGTTTGATGAATCGTTAAACAGCGTTGGATTGATCATTGATGGTAAAAAAATCAGTGCTAAAATTGGCTCACTCATCCGTGCGAAAAACAGCTTTCAAGTTGAGTCCATTAACGGATACCGTGTGAATATCATTGGGTATTCTAAAAACGGTGTCACCAATGAAGTGGGAATTAAAGTAGAACCGAAAGATTTCATCCAAAGCTACGCAATTGATAAAGATGAAACCACCTATATGGTACAATTTTACAAAGATAAAAAGTTTTGCGGTATGATCAATATTAAATTTGAAGATGAGAAAAAAAGCAAAAAATAG
- a CDS encoding EAL and HDOD domain-containing protein, translating to MSTYVGRQPIFDKEGVCFGYELLYRSCDANNAATFQDNAKATARVIVNLIHNIGLAPIIGTKKGFINVDETMLFSDAILLLPKEYFGFEILEHTKVSLALYERVKHLHSLGYHFSLDDFDCSDTMIKNYEPLFPYIEIIKVDIQAITLPNLSESVEKIQKYNIPLLAEKIETHEEHEACLQLPFQFFQGYFFERPIILSGRKIEPYTENALRLITCIQENSDVVFISHKFATCPDLVYNLLRHVNSGAYHFKQKITSIKQMVTLLGPQKITSWLGLFLYGTPHNRPFGTEIFNNAKFRAKVMEELTLTCKKPELANKAFLTGSLSLIDAYLSIPMYEFLNHVQLDDEIKTALLFREGYLGELLNISIEMNHANDAEEILKTLKDNPCFSAKELYEACMKATIFVEESEQEHEN from the coding sequence GTGAGTACCTATGTCGGTAGGCAACCGATTTTTGACAAAGAGGGTGTATGCTTTGGGTATGAGCTCCTCTACCGCTCATGCGATGCCAACAATGCAGCAACCTTTCAAGACAATGCCAAAGCCACGGCACGCGTCATTGTAAACCTCATTCACAATATTGGATTGGCTCCTATTATTGGTACTAAGAAAGGATTTATCAATGTTGATGAGACGATGCTCTTTAGCGATGCGATTTTGCTGCTTCCTAAAGAGTACTTTGGTTTTGAGATCTTAGAGCATACCAAAGTCTCTCTCGCCCTTTATGAGCGCGTCAAACACCTTCATTCGCTTGGGTATCATTTTTCACTGGACGATTTTGACTGCAGTGATACGATGATCAAAAACTATGAGCCCCTTTTCCCGTACATTGAGATCATTAAAGTTGACATTCAAGCCATCACACTTCCCAATCTTTCAGAGTCCGTTGAGAAGATTCAAAAGTACAACATCCCTCTTTTAGCCGAGAAAATTGAGACGCATGAAGAGCATGAAGCCTGCTTACAACTACCTTTTCAGTTTTTCCAAGGTTACTTTTTTGAGCGACCTATCATCTTAAGCGGTCGTAAAATCGAACCCTATACGGAAAATGCGTTAAGGCTGATCACCTGTATTCAAGAAAACAGCGATGTTGTCTTCATCTCTCATAAATTTGCAACCTGCCCTGATCTTGTTTACAACTTGTTGCGCCATGTCAACTCTGGTGCGTACCATTTTAAACAAAAGATTACCTCCATTAAGCAAATGGTAACCCTTTTAGGCCCTCAAAAAATCACCTCATGGTTGGGACTTTTCCTCTATGGAACCCCACACAACCGCCCTTTTGGCACAGAGATCTTTAACAACGCCAAATTTCGTGCCAAAGTGATGGAGGAACTCACCCTTACATGTAAAAAACCCGAACTTGCCAACAAAGCCTTTTTAACCGGCAGTCTCTCGTTGATTGACGCGTATCTGAGCATCCCGATGTATGAGTTCTTAAACCATGTTCAGCTGGATGACGAGATCAAAACGGCGCTACTTTTTCGAGAAGGCTATTTAGGAGAGTTACTCAACATTAGCATTGAGATGAACCATGCGAATGATGCAGAAGAGATTCTTAAAACACTCAAAGACAACCCTTGCTTTAGTGCGAAAGAGCTTTATGAAGCCTGCATGAAAGCCACGATCTTTGTCGAAGAGAGTGAGCAAGAACATGAAAATTAA
- a CDS encoding Rdx family protein — protein sequence MPRAFRVKDEILSAYPKANVSLSPKTGGFFDVVVNEKTLFSKTEKIGTTMERFPESGEIVLLLQKAGF from the coding sequence ATGCCACGAGCTTTCCGTGTGAAAGATGAAATTTTAAGTGCGTACCCCAAGGCCAATGTATCGTTAAGTCCCAAAACAGGCGGTTTTTTTGATGTTGTCGTCAATGAAAAAACGCTTTTTTCAAAAACAGAGAAAATCGGCACCACCATGGAGCGTTTTCCTGAAAGTGGCGAGATCGTTTTATTGCTTCAAAAAGCAGGTTTTTAA
- a CDS encoding potassium channel protein yields MGYLTSYCVRFAYFLEASARYHRAKEFCRMVLEHQHSKLKFYFDIFMVVLVVISVLFLLYEVKHPDGHPFLDAFVQFSLVIFIIEYLLRFWIYSDSHKLFLERYEYAINNNLPFSLRQTLFTIVKKKVEYILSPMAIIDLLAILPSYRPLRFLRIFLLFRIFKLFRYARSMKTFTAIITEKKFELFTLAIFASFVIFTGSSAIYIFETHQNPKINTLFDALYWAIVTMGTVGYGDIVPVTTEGMVVAMILIILGIATIAFLTSIIVSSFQNKLIELKESRLFSEIEKLENYIVICGYGRVGEVVAKMLHEDGYKLVIIDNDDEKIKLAQQRGLIGIVADASKSRILGELGVGQRASQIICATNSDELNVFITLTARSLSKQIIIIARVIKNTHKKKYFLAGANYAFSADETIGLMGALYITQPISYVALDEMVTENTGVVFDMLPIHEHAYFVDKALETLELQEKHLILFGILRKESEPSFQFNPSPSFVLQTHDILIVMGRKHHINVLRKMNEKGSMR; encoded by the coding sequence GTGGGTTATTTGACAAGCTATTGTGTACGATTTGCCTATTTTTTAGAGGCGTCAGCTCGTTACCATCGCGCCAAAGAGTTTTGCAGGATGGTTTTAGAACACCAACATTCCAAGCTCAAATTTTATTTCGATATTTTTATGGTTGTTTTGGTAGTCATCAGTGTTTTGTTTCTTCTGTATGAAGTCAAACATCCAGATGGTCACCCTTTTTTAGATGCGTTTGTGCAGTTCTCTTTGGTGATATTTATCATTGAATACCTGCTACGTTTTTGGATTTACTCCGATAGTCACAAACTCTTTTTGGAACGTTATGAGTATGCGATTAACAACAACCTTCCGTTTTCGCTCCGCCAAACCCTGTTTACGATTGTAAAGAAAAAAGTGGAATACATCCTCTCACCTATGGCGATTATTGATCTTTTAGCGATTCTGCCAAGTTACCGTCCACTGCGTTTTTTGCGTATTTTTCTTCTTTTTAGAATTTTTAAACTCTTCCGTTATGCCAGAAGTATGAAAACATTCACAGCGATCATTACGGAGAAAAAGTTTGAACTTTTTACCTTAGCGATCTTTGCCAGCTTCGTTATTTTTACAGGAAGCTCCGCCATTTACATCTTTGAAACACACCAAAATCCGAAGATCAACACCCTATTTGATGCGCTCTACTGGGCGATTGTCACGATGGGAACGGTAGGATATGGCGACATTGTTCCTGTGACGACCGAGGGAATGGTTGTTGCGATGATTCTCATCATTTTAGGCATTGCCACCATCGCTTTTTTAACATCCATCATCGTCTCTTCGTTTCAAAACAAACTGATCGAACTGAAAGAGAGTCGCCTTTTCTCTGAGATTGAAAAACTGGAAAACTATATTGTTATTTGTGGCTATGGACGTGTTGGAGAAGTGGTTGCGAAGATGTTGCATGAAGATGGCTATAAACTGGTCATTATCGATAATGATGATGAGAAGATAAAGCTGGCACAGCAACGTGGACTCATCGGTATTGTTGCTGATGCTTCCAAGAGTCGCATTTTAGGAGAGCTAGGTGTTGGTCAGCGTGCATCACAGATTATTTGTGCAACCAACAGCGATGAGCTCAATGTCTTTATCACCCTGACCGCTAGAAGCCTGAGTAAACAGATTATTATCATTGCACGTGTGATCAAAAATACCCATAAAAAGAAGTACTTTTTAGCAGGGGCTAACTACGCGTTTAGCGCTGATGAGACGATAGGACTTATGGGAGCACTTTACATTACGCAACCGATTTCCTATGTAGCCCTTGATGAGATGGTGACTGAAAACACGGGTGTTGTTTTTGATATGCTGCCTATTCACGAACATGCTTATTTTGTCGACAAAGCCCTTGAAACACTGGAACTTCAAGAAAAGCATCTGATCCTTTTTGGGATTTTGCGCAAAGAGTCTGAGCCTTCTTTTCAGTTCAATCCAAGTCCTAGTTTTGTGCTTCAAACCCATGATATTCTGATTGTTATGGGTCGTAAACACCATATTAATGTACTGCGAAAGATGAATGAAAAAGGAAGCATGCGATGA
- a CDS encoding potassium channel family protein, protein MRESKILLFGFSRSAIEIGARLKAQGLAFICIDNDASFLPKAKKLGFELLIADYSDDETLLSLGIGEDVSFVFTLFDEDVHNVFLTLSIRSLDPKVQIISTTHTKDAIHKLEIAGVSTILDPYQICGKRIYKLITQPEIMQVIDATIFGEEDINMEQITITAHSPLNGLLLNECYPIERYNMLLIGLHDKELKKEFLFITEGHNHKLDHGDILVVIGQSAEIERFRMDFSL, encoded by the coding sequence ATGAGAGAAAGTAAAATTCTCCTTTTTGGTTTTAGCCGATCTGCCATTGAAATTGGAGCCAGACTTAAAGCGCAAGGGTTAGCATTTATCTGTATTGACAATGACGCAAGCTTTCTGCCTAAAGCTAAAAAACTAGGGTTTGAACTGCTGATTGCAGACTACAGTGATGACGAAACGCTTTTGAGTCTGGGCATTGGAGAGGATGTCAGCTTTGTTTTCACCCTTTTTGATGAAGATGTTCACAATGTCTTTTTAACCCTCTCTATTCGATCTTTAGATCCAAAAGTGCAAATTATCTCTACGACACACACCAAAGATGCCATTCATAAGCTCGAAATTGCAGGTGTGAGTACCATTTTAGACCCGTATCAGATTTGTGGAAAACGCATCTATAAACTTATCACACAGCCTGAGATTATGCAGGTGATTGATGCAACCATTTTTGGTGAAGAAGATATTAATATGGAGCAGATCACCATCACAGCCCATTCACCGCTTAATGGGTTACTGCTCAATGAGTGTTACCCCATCGAGCGTTACAATATGCTACTCATTGGCTTGCACGATAAAGAGCTCAAAAAAGAATTTCTCTTCATTACAGAAGGACACAACCATAAATTAGATCATGGCGATATTTTAGTTGTGATTGGTCAAAGTGCTGAGATTGAGCGCTTTAGAATGGATTTTAGTCTATAA
- a CDS encoding AEC family transporter, with translation MNYVLGALLPICLIIFAGYAFKHAKFPSTDFWPKMDKFTYYVLMPSLLVYELAVAKIDLTYTISLVATSLGGIFAILVILILLNLILHFENRAFTSIVQGGIRFNTYVFLALVNAVYGAEGLVLAAIVIAFAIPFINVLCISIFAIYLREGKFSLMVFFKTIIKNPLIGACAIGGLINMTGVEVPLFILKSVSILSHAALPMGLLSVGVGLELKYLKEAKKELVVSTVAKLVLFPMIAYGLSLLFGLSGMSLSIAILFASMPTATSSHILARELGGDVSLMASITTLETLACVGTLFLIVPLL, from the coding sequence ATGAATTATGTACTGGGTGCTCTTTTACCGATCTGTTTGATCATCTTTGCGGGGTATGCATTTAAGCATGCCAAATTTCCTTCAACGGATTTTTGGCCTAAGATGGATAAGTTCACCTATTATGTTCTGATGCCTTCTCTTTTGGTGTATGAGTTAGCCGTTGCCAAAATCGATCTGACGTACACCATCTCTCTGGTTGCAACTTCACTGGGAGGCATTTTTGCCATCTTGGTGATTTTGATCCTTCTAAATCTCATCCTCCATTTTGAAAATAGGGCGTTTACCTCGATCGTGCAAGGAGGCATTCGTTTTAATACCTATGTTTTTTTAGCCCTTGTCAATGCAGTTTACGGAGCTGAGGGGTTGGTTTTAGCCGCCATTGTGATCGCTTTTGCCATTCCGTTTATCAATGTTTTGTGCATCTCTATTTTTGCCATTTACCTGCGTGAGGGAAAATTTTCACTGATGGTGTTTTTCAAAACGATCATTAAAAATCCTTTGATTGGTGCATGTGCGATAGGTGGCTTGATCAATATGACGGGTGTGGAAGTGCCTCTTTTCATTCTAAAAAGTGTCTCCATCCTCAGTCATGCAGCCCTTCCTATGGGACTTTTGTCTGTGGGTGTGGGGTTGGAGCTTAAGTATCTGAAAGAGGCTAAAAAAGAGCTCGTTGTCTCAACCGTGGCAAAACTTGTTCTCTTTCCTATGATTGCTTATGGGTTATCGCTTTTGTTTGGACTCTCTGGTATGAGTTTGAGCATTGCCATTTTGTTTGCTTCGATGCCAACGGCGACTTCTTCGCATATTTTAGCGCGCGAACTGGGTGGCGATGTCTCTTTGATGGCTTCCATTACGACGCTTGAGACCTTAGCCTGTGTGGGGACACTTTTTTTGATCGTGCCGCTTTTATAG
- a CDS encoding translation initiation factor, with amino-acid sequence MANKSLFSIGSALDHDTAWQFEEEKASSTAHEIKLPPKHFLVLKMEKRQGKPVSIVGPFFLEKEALTKLCSLVKKKLGSGGTCKEAWMEFQGECREKLKTILMAEEFRFKG; translated from the coding sequence ATGGCAAATAAATCTCTCTTTTCCATCGGCTCTGCGTTAGATCATGATACCGCATGGCAGTTTGAGGAAGAAAAAGCTTCCTCAACTGCTCACGAGATCAAACTGCCACCAAAGCATTTTTTAGTGTTAAAAATGGAAAAACGTCAAGGTAAACCTGTCTCGATCGTGGGTCCTTTTTTTCTGGAGAAAGAAGCGCTAACAAAGCTCTGCTCTTTGGTCAAAAAGAAGCTTGGTAGTGGCGGTACATGTAAAGAAGCGTGGATGGAGTTTCAAGGCGAGTGTCGCGAAAAACTCAAAACGATTTTAATGGCTGAGGAATTTCGATTTAAGGGATAA